In Planctomycetota bacterium, the genomic window CAGCCGTACCACTCGAAGTCGCACGAGACCATGAAAGGCCGATGCCTCGTCATCGTGCAATCAACGAAGGACGCTGGCGAGGGCGTGCTTCGTCTCGCCTCTGACGGTCTGGCCGGCGCGTCGGTATCGATCAAGACGGTAACGCTTTAGTCGGGCAGCAAGTCGTCGCTTACCGCTGGACGCGACCGCTAGCGTCGCCGCCGGCGAGCGTGGCGATCTCGTCGACGCCGACGAGATTGGCATCGCCGGGAATGGTGTGCTTCAACGCCGATGCCGCAACAGCCCAGTCGATGGCCTTTTGCTTTGGCATGTCGTGGAGCTGGCTGTAGATCAAACCCGCCGCGAAGCTGTCGCCGCCACCGACGCGGTCGACGATGTCGATGTCATACCGGCGACTGAACACCGCGTCGTCATCTGAAAACAGCATCGCTGACCAACCGTTGCGACTAGCGCTGATGCTCTCACGAAGTGTGATCGCCACCTTCGTGAAGCCGAACTTCTCAGTGAGCTGGCGGGCGACGTCGATGTAGCGACCGCGATCGATCTCGCCAGTCTCGACGTCCGCGCCCTTGATTCCGAAGACGCTTTCGGCGTCCTCTTCGTTGGCGATGCAGACATCGACGAACGGCATGAGCTCGGTCATCGCGGCCTTGGCTTCGTCGCGTGTCCAGAGCTTCTTGCGATAGTTGAGATCGACACTCACAGTGCAACCCGCCGCCTTGGCGGCCTCGCAAGCGGCACGCGTCTCGCCGACGCAGTGACCGCCCAGAGCGGGTGTGATCCCGGTCCAGTGGAACCACTTGGCACCGGCAAAGACCTTCTGCCAGTCGATCTCACCCGGCTGGATCAGGCTGATCGCACTGTCCGCACGGTCGTAGATGACTCGGCTTGCCCGCGGGCCAGCACCGCTCTCGACGAAGTAGACGCCCATCCGACCGTCGCCTTGGACGATGCCGGACACGTTGACACCGTGGCCGCGGAGTGAGGCAATCGTGCGGTTGCCCCAGTCATTCTTCGGGAGCTTCGTGACGAATCCGGCGTCGATGTCGCAGAGCGCAAGGCTCGTGGCGACGTTCGCCTCACCACCACCAAAAGTGATCTCGAGCGTTGGAGACTGCGAAAAGCGCGTGTGACCCGGCGTCGACAGCCGCATCATGATTTCGCCAAAGGTGACAACGGTCGGCACGAAGAGTTCTCGTTTCGCGTGAGAGGGAAGGTGAAGGCGGTTCAGCGGTTCGGTTTCCAGACGCGGATCCAGTCGTAGCGGGTCGTGCGCTCTTCGAGCGTGCCGCTTGCGACCTTGCCGCCGTCGTCCGGAACAGGGTTCCAGTCGTACGTCTCGATGGCCATCTGAAGATAGGACGGCACGTCCCACTCGATGCTCGGCACGATCGAGTAGACGTACTTGCCGTCTAGGTAGAACCGGAGCTCTTCGGGCGACTTCCACCACGCGGCGTAGACGTAGAACCGCTCGTGGTTCTTGGTCTCCGTGTAGACCATGTTTTGCTGCTGGACCTTCTCGGGGTTGTACTCGTTGACGCGGTGGATGACATTCGAGTGGAAGATGCCGTCCCAGTCTCGACCCCACTTCTCCGTCAGCTCAGACGTCTGGCCGACGCACTCCTGAATGTCGAGTTCGAGCTTCTTTCGGAGCCCGGGCTTGTTGGGCGTCATCAGCCAGAACGTCGTCGACATCTCCGTCGCGTTGGCTTTGACCCGCGCTTCGTAGTACCAGCCGGGGTGGCCCGCTTCGATCGAGCGGACAATGGCACCTTCGTACAGGTACTCGCG contains:
- a CDS encoding sugar kinase; translation: MPTVVTFGEIMMRLSTPGHTRFSQSPTLEITFGGGEANVATSLALCDIDAGFVTKLPKNDWGNRTIASLRGHGVNVSGIVQGDGRMGVYFVESGAGPRASRVIYDRADSAISLIQPGEIDWQKVFAGAKWFHWTGITPALGGHCVGETRAACEAAKAAGCTVSVDLNYRKKLWTRDEAKAAMTELMPFVDVCIANEEDAESVFGIKGADVETGEIDRGRYIDVARQLTEKFGFTKVAITLRESISASRNGWSAMLFSDDDAVFSRRYDIDIVDRVGGGDSFAAGLIYSQLHDMPKQKAIDWAVAASALKHTIPGDANLVGVDEIATLAGGDASGRVQR
- a CDS encoding glycosyl hydrolase, whose product is MLLTAFGYASGAAGAEGPTLVGDEGMEDMPASWSLVEELSDEFKGDAINLDKWQIEPRANGWVWEGRAPGLFRPENVSVGDGSMNVVVGKLDEPVVRGDGREYLYEGAIVRSIEAGHPGWYYEARVKANATEMSTTFWLMTPNKPGLRKKLELDIQECVGQTSELTEKWGRDWDGIFHSNVIHRVNEYNPEKVQQQNMVYTETKNHERFYVYAAWWKSPEELRFYLDGKYVYSIVPSIEWDVPSYLQMAIETYDWNPVPDDGGKVASGTLEERTTRYDWIRVWKPNR